The sequence below is a genomic window from Acidilobus saccharovorans 345-15.
CTTATTCCCCCGTCAGCTATTATGGGCACGTCGCCTGCTCCATGTTGATCAATGGCGTCCCTCACAGCGGCGACGGCCCAGAGGGCTGGCGCGTACGCTCCGCCAACGCTTGATGTGGTGCATATTGAGCCTCCAGCTATGCCGACCCTGAAGCCATCAACCCTCTCAACTACCGTGAGGGCGTCTACCGCGGCCTCATAAGTGCCTATGTTGCCTACCACGAAGTCCGCTGAGACCTCCTTCGCCATGACTTTAGCCGCAGTCATAGCTTCAACGTTGTGGAAGTGCGCCACGTCAGTCACCAGGGCATCGACGTACCTGTCAAGGAGCCTCGCCCTCTCCAGGTCGAACGGCGATACCGCGGCCGCCACCAGAAGCCTTCCCTCCGAGTCAAGTGAAGGCTTGACCCTGTTCAGTGAGGAGTCGAAGGTCACGGTGCCCACGTAAGCGTTTCCTGGGGCCACTATTGCGACGGTGTCCGACCCTCCAGACTCCAGGAAGTTCAGCGCATCCTCGACGTGCCTCACGTCGAAGGCCTTCGAGGGCTCCGCGAACTCCGCCACAGGCCTGCCGCTGCAGCCTCTCAGCGACCCGGCCCTGACGTGACCTAAAACCTTGCCATCGGCCGAGACCAACGGGGCGTCCCTGAGGCCCAGCGACCTAAGGTCATCATAGGCTCTGCTGCAGTCCTCATCAGGCGTCACGTATATCCTCGAGGTGGGGATCGGAGGAGCGCTCTTCACCCTGCTCGCTATTTCCGCCTGCTGCTCCTTGGGCATGTTCCTGTGGATCACGCCTATGCCTCCCATAAGTGACATGGCCACCGCCATGTCGTACTCCGTCACCGTGTCCATGGGAGACGATGATATAGGTATGAGGAGCCTCACCCGCCTGCTGAACCTGGTGCTTACGTCAACTTTACTGGGATCCATTGGCGCCCTGCCTGGGACTATGTAAACGTCGTCAAACGTGTACAGCTTCTCAGCGCTGCCGAGCTTTTCAAGGAATCCCATGCTCTCCACCACGTGGGACCTTGAACGCGCTGCTTTTATAACTTTAAACGGGCTCTATGGTTGACGGTGGCTTGGTGGTCACAGCGTACGTTACCATCACAACCTCAGGCACCTCAGACGTTATCCTTGAGGCTATGCGCTGCAGCAGATCATACGGGAGCCTCGCCCAGTCAGCAGTCATGCCGTCCTCGCTTTCAACGACCCTCACTGTTACTATGTAGCCGAAGGCCCTCCTGTCGCCCTTGACTCCCACCCACTTGTCGTCGCCAACGACGGCAAAGGCCTGCCAGACCGAGTTGTAAAGGCCCGCCCTCCTCAGCTCCTCCTCTACTATCATTGACGCTCTCCTTGCTATCCTGAGCTTCTCCTCTGTGACCTCACCTATGACCCTGACCGCGAGGCCGGGCCCTGGGAACGGGTGCCTCATAGCAATGCTCTCAGGGATGCCGAGGGAGAGGGCGAGCCTCCTGA
It includes:
- a CDS encoding IMP dehydrogenase, whose translation is MGFLEKLGSAEKLYTFDDVYIVPGRAPMDPSKVDVSTRFSRRVRLLIPISSSPMDTVTEYDMAVAMSLMGGIGVIHRNMPKEQQAEIASRVKSAPPIPTSRIYVTPDEDCSRAYDDLRSLGLRDAPLVSADGKVLGHVRAGSLRGCSGRPVAEFAEPSKAFDVRHVEDALNFLESGGSDTVAIVAPGNAYVGTVTFDSSLNRVKPSLDSEGRLLVAAAVSPFDLERARLLDRYVDALVTDVAHFHNVEAMTAAKVMAKEVSADFVVGNIGTYEAAVDALTVVERVDGFRVGIAGGSICTTSSVGGAYAPALWAVAAVRDAIDQHGAGDVPIIADGGIRSSGDAVKALAAGASSVMLGYLLAGTDEASAPLIRIGDSAYKPYRGMASRGAMERRFAVDRYTRASKRVAEGVEGVVPYRGSVVSVLADLAEGIRAGLGYAGASNIRELWEKARFGMAIPKQVPGELFRASQ